TATCACTCTTCTTGTTCGCTTGCTGAAGAACCGAATCGATGTCATGTGATAGAATAAATAATTGGTGTGATTTATTGGGTTGTAATTCGATTGTATTGCTGAGCACTTCAATCCTTGCTGTTATGAATCTCTCTTTGAGAAGATGAAGGAAATATTTTTGAGGATCAGCAATACTGAGATAAAACTCTTGAGGAGAATCATCCGGAGATATCCTTCCGCTAATCAAAATCGTATCCGTTCCACGTATTCGACTAACTGTATGATACGGTAATGATGTATCGTTAGAAGTATAGGCACGATTGATAACCGAGAAATAGTTTGAGTGAGGGAAGAAGCCAATCGTCGGTTGTTTGTTCAGGAACATGTTTGTCGTGATTGTTATTTGAACTGCATTTTGATCTATACTGATCGGTGATATAACAGGAGCAGTAGGGTCGGGTTCATCGTCCCACATCCAACCGCGTCCCCATTTTATAGAATCAAAATAACTTACATCAAGTATGATACTGCCATTGATTCTGTGAATACCAAGTTGTTGAATTTTTACAACGATAGAATCAAGGTCTGCATTGCTGAAGAGAGGATCGCCAAATCCTTTTATTATTAAATTCCCATCAATTAAGCCTGAATTGATAGTACCATCGGTAGAAATAATTGTTTTAAATTGAAATTTGGAAGGAAGAAGCTCAATTGCGGCGGCAGTTGTAAGCAATTTCTGGTTTGAGGCGGGATGAAACAGCTTATCTCCGTTTAATGAGAAAAGAACTTTTTCTCTGTTGAGATCAACTACCTCAATTCCTATTGAGCAAACATTCAAAGATTTGTCGTTAATGATATTATCAATTTTGCTTCGCAATGAGTCCTGCATATTTCCCTGACCTGCAAAAATAAATTTTGCTGATAAGATCACCACGAGAACCACGAACTTTGAAGTTTGTTTTAATAGCGGAAAATGGTTAGATTTCATACCAATTATTAATATTAGTGGCTAAAGAATGTTAAAGTTCCTATCAAAAATATTCCCAGGTAAATCAGAAAAAGATGTAAATAGAATTTTACCAATCGTTAAACAAATTAACGAGTATTTTGAAGAATATCAAAAATTGAGCGATGAAGAATTGTGCGGAAAAACTACTGACTTCCGCTCCAGAATCTCTGAAGCGATAAAAGAATACGAGGAAGAAATTCTTTCAAAGAAAGAATCTCTGAAATCAAACCAAGAATTATCTCTCGAAAATCGTGAAGCTATCTATACAGAAATAGAAAATCTTCAAAAAGATCGCGATGGTATGATTCAGCAAGTATTAACAGAAATCTTGCCAGAAGCGTTCGCGGTAGTTAAAGAAACGTGCAGACGGTTGGTAGGGCAATCGTGGGAAATAATGGGGCATAAGATTTTATGGGAGATGGTTCCGTTCGATGTCCAGTTAATCGGCGGAGTTGTGCTGCACGAAGGTAAAATTTCGGAAATGGCAACGGGCGAAGGTAAAACATTGGTAGCCACTATGCCACTTTATTTGAATGCGTTACCCGGTCGCGGTGTTCACCTCGTCACTGTTAATGATTATCTCGCGTTGCGCGACAGTTTATGGATGGGAAGAGTTTTTGAATTTCTCGGTTTGACTGTCGGGTGTATTCAAGCTCAAATGGATCCGTCTCAAAGAAAAAAACAATATGGTTGTGATATAACTTACGGGACAAATAACGAATTTGGATTTGATTATCTCCGTGACAACATGGTGATATCACGTGATGAACTTGTTCATCGTGAATTTTATTATGCTATAGTCGACGAAGTTGACTCGGTTCTTATAGATGAAGCTCGAACACCTCTAATCATCAGCGGACCTGTAGCCACCGAAGATCATAAATTTTCTGAAATGAAACCGAGAGTCGAGCGACTTGTAAATGCTCAGCGGAATTTTATCACGAAAATTGTTGCAGAGGCAGAGCAGTTTATCACTGATGGAAAAACAGAAGAAGCAGGCGTTCAAATACTTCGTGCATTCCGAGGATTACCCAAACATAAACGACTTGCAAAAGTACTATCAGAGCCGGCAAATAAGAAATTGATGCAGCAAACCGAAATGGAATACTTGCGCGATCAATCACGACGAATGCACGAAATCGATGATGAACTTTATTATGCAATCGATGAACGGAATCATACGATCAATCTCACAGAGAAAGGTCGGGAACTGCTTGCCGGTTCAACAAATGATAAAGATTTCTTCATACTACCGGACATCGGTACCGAGATTGCTTTACTCGAAAATAATTTGAACATGCCTACCGAAGAAAAACAACTTAAGAAAGACGAATTAAACCTTCAGTATGCAGAGCGGAGCGATCGAATTCATACCGTTACACAGTTGTTACGGGCATATTCGCTGTATGAAAAGGATGATGAATATGTGGTGACGGATGACGGTAAAGTTATGATCGTCGATGAATTCACAGGTCGTATGTTGGCGGGCAGAAGATTTTCGGATGGTTTACATCAAGCGATTGAAGCGAAGGAAGGGGTTCGTATCGAACGAGATATGCAGACACTCGCTACAATCACATTACAAAATTATTTTCGTCTCTACAAAAAACTTGCCGGCATGACCGGAACTGCAGAAACAGAAGCGCCTGAGTTTTTCGATATTTATAAACTTGATGTAACTGTCGTGCCTACAAATCAGGATATGATACGGGACGACATGGAAGATGTAATTTATAAAACGAAGCGTGAGAAATTTAATGCGGTAATAACAGAGATAGAAGCGCTTCGTAAAGCTAACCGTCCGGTTTTAGTGGGTACAACATCCGTTGAAGTTTCTGAAACATTGAGCAGGATGCTCAAGCGTCAAGGTGTTCCGCATAATGTGTTGAATGCAAAACATCATCAGCGCGAAGCGGAAATTGTTGCGCATGCCGGCTTACCCGGCGGCGTTACAATCGCAACAAATATGGCTGGACGCGGAACCGATATTAAACTTGGTCCCGGTGTTGCCGATGCAGGCGGTTTGCATATCATCGGAACCGAGAGGCACGAAGCACGCCGTATCGATCGGCAGTTGCGCGGTCGTGCCGGTCGTCAAGGCGATCCAGGTTCATCAAAATTTTATCTGTCACTCGAAGATGATCTTATGCGTTTATTCGGAAGCGATAGAATTGCCGGTATTATGGAGCGGTTGGGATTGAAAGAGGGAGATGTTATACAACATCCGATGATTAGCCGTTCTGTTCAACGAGCGCAGAAAAAGGTTGAAGAAAACAATTACGCTATTCGTAAACGATTACTTGAGTATGATAACGTGATGAATCAGCAGCGTGAGGTAATTTATTCGCGTAGACGGCATGCGTTATTCGGCGAACGTCTCAGAGAAGATATTTTCGAAATGCTTGATGATTTTCTTGACACTACCATCGAAAAACATTACGAGCAGGGAGATGTTGATGAATTTCGTGAGACAATGAGAACTAATCTCTTGGTAGATTTCGCTGTTACACCGGAACAGTGGGATAAACTCGGCAAAGAGGGTTTGAAAGTAGCGGCATACAAAGCATCTCTCGATTTTTATAAACGGAAAGAAGAGCGCATCGGGGCAGAGAATATGTCGATGCTTGAAAAAATGGTTGCTCTTCAGGTTATCGACGAAAGATGGAAAGATCATTTACGCGAGATGGATGATTTGAAAGAGGGAATTCACCTTCGTGCTTACGGACAGAAAGATCCGATCATCGAATACAAAACCGAAGCGTTCAGGATGTTCGTAGAATTGCTCGATTTAGTTCGCAACGAAACGATGAACTTAGTTTTTAAATTATTCCCTCAACAGACGCAGGAAGCACCTATATTACGTCAACCTAAAATTAGCAGACCACAAAATATGACGATGACACACGAATCGTCTCTGGGTATGGGATTGCAGGCAAGTCAGGCGCCGAGCGGAGATTCTACAACAGGTGAACAAAAAGGGGCTCCCGAATCGCGCGCAGGCAAGCCACAGCCAATTCACGTTGGCGATAAAGTAGGAAGAAATGATCCTTGTCCTTGCGGCAGTGGCAAAAAGTACAAACAATGTCATGGAAAATAAAATAACAATTAAAAAATATTTCATTCATTATATTTTTGGAGGTTTCAAATGACGCGATTAACAAGCGTAATCACAGCCATTATTATTTTATCTTCTCAAATATTTGCGCAGGAAGATACAACCGCAAGGAAACATTCGTTATATAAAGGGATGTGGGCGTTGCAGTTTCAAATTGATGGATTGATTAATAATATTCGCCTATCCGATTTCCAAGGAACGGGAATTTCAATTAAAAAACATCTTACGAATGAATCTGCGATAAGGTTGGGGCTTTCGATTGGAACCAGCATCTCAACATCTGATGAAGATAATTATTTGAGTGATACAACTCTCCCAACGAAAACAGCGGATGATCATTGGTATAGTTTGAATATCCGCACACAATATTTACACTATTTAACAGAATATTCTGATGTTAAAGTATATCTTGGTGTTGGCCCCCAGATAAATTACCAATGGTCGAAACGCGAATATAGCAGTAATGTTAGCTGGACAAAATATTATTCAGTTGCATTTGGCATGAGTGGTGCAGTAGGCGCAGAAATATTTATCACTCGTTGGATAAGTGGTCATGTTGAGACTGGGGCATCGATTGAATATAAATGGGAAGAAAATAAATCAACAGTCTATGGTGGTATTCGCGAGACTAAAAGAAAATATTTTATTTTTAGTCCATCTTCTGTAAAACTTGGTATCTCCTTATATTTCTAATGAAACCGTATAGAATTAAATATTGGAAGGGGGTTTGAAGATGAAAAGAAAATATTATTTCATTGTAGTTGCCATTGTCGGAGCGATTGCATTCTTTGCCGGTGCATTCCTTCAATCTCAATCTTCTAATCCAATAGCAAAAGAGATTGTTGCATCGGCAGAAAAGATTATCGGTCTATCATTCTCAGATGCCAAGCGCGATTCGATGCTCGATGGCTTAAACGACCAACTCAAAAGTTATGAAAGCTTGCGCCAACTCTCTTTACCGAATGATCTCCCACCAGCTATCGGTTTCAATCCGGTACCGGTAGGTTTTCAATTTGATATGAAAAAGAAATCGTTCAAGTTGGGGAAGTTAGGACGCGTGGAATTACCGAACGATGAGAATGAATTGGCTTTTTACTCGGTTGCTCAATTGGCTAAATTAATCAAATCAAAAAAAATCTCGTCGGAGGATTTAACAAAGTTATATATCAGCCGACTTAAAAAGTACAGTCCAAAACTTGAATGTGTCATTACATTAACAGAGAGTTTAGCCCTTGAGCAAGCGCGCCGCGCAGATAGAGAAATTGCAATCGGAAAATACAGAGGTCATTTACACGGAATTCCTTATGGTGCAAAAGATTTGTTGGCAACAAAAGGAATAAGAACAACTTGGGGATCTGTGCCATATAAAAATCAAATGATTGATGAAGATGCAACTGTAATCAGTAAGTTAGAAGAAGCGGGCGCGGTTCTTGTGGCAAAGTTAACCATGGGTGAACTTGCATGGGGTGATGTTTGGTTTGGCGGTAAGACGCGAAATCCTTGGAACACAATGGTTGGATCCAGCGGATCATCTGCAGGTTCTGCCTCCGCAACATCAGCAGGTTTGGTTGCATTTTCAATTGGAACAGAAACATGGGGTTCAATCGTATCACCATCTACGGTATGTGGCGTTAGCGGTTTGCGTCCCACATTCGGGCGGGTAAGCAGACACGGTGCAATGGCATTGAGTTGGTCGATGGATAAAATTGGTCCCATTTGTCGCACCGCTGAAGATTGCGCAATCGTTTTCAATTCAATTTACGGTGCTGATGGAATTGACCAGAGCGTTTACGATTATCCATTCTCATATGACGCCAATGCCAGGTTGAGTGATTTGAAGATAGGATATCTGAAGACTGAATTCGACAGTATCAAGGAGAACAAGAATATTTATATTCAGACACTGGAAACTCTTCGTTCATTAGGTGTAAATCTGATTCCGGTAAGTTTGCCTAAATATCCTGTGAATGAGCTTGCATTCATCTTAAACGCGGAAGCCGGAGCCGCATTTGATGATTTAACACGAAACGGTCAGGATGATCTACTTGTTCGTCAAATTAAGGATGCTTGGCCCAATGTGTTCAGAGTGTCGCGCTTCATTCCTGCAGTTGAATATATACAGGCAAATCGTCATAGATTTGTTCTGATTCAGGAGATGGAAAAAATATTTGAAGAAGTGGATTGCTACGTTGCTCCGCCGTTCGAAGGAGATAATCTTTTATTAACGAATCTCACGGGTCATCCGTGTGTTGTAGTTCCAAATGGTTTCTCAAAATCAGGTATGCCAACAAGCATAACATTCATCGGAAAGTTATTCGATGAAGGGACAATTTTAACACTGGCAAAACAATATCAAGATGCAACCGATTATCATCATAAACATCCGAAAATAAAATAAACATGGAAGAAATTCAGAAAAAAATATTTCACTGCGGTTACGTTGCAATAATCGGTGCACCGAATGTCGGTAAATCAACCCTCATTAATCAGCTCGTCGGCAGAAAAATTGCCGCGGTAACCCGCAAACCGCAAACCACACGACATAAGATATTGGGAATCATGACGACCGATGAATTCCAGATAATATTTGTCGATACACCGGGCGTGATGAAGCCGGCTTACCTGTTGCATGAGGTAATGATGAAGCAAACGATTTCAGTTATCGGAGATTCCGATGCAATCATATTCATGCTGGATGCATCTATGGATGAGAGAAGCGATAAGATGCAACAAACATTAGCGTATAATCTCTTGAAAAAAACCGGAACGCCGATTATACCGGTTCTGAACAAAATCGATTTGTTAGACCAAACAATTCTTGACCGGCGGATCAAACACGCGAAGGAAATGTATGGTTTTGAAGAAATATTCTTAATCTCTGCTCTGACTAATACCGGAATCCCCGACATGCTTAATGCATTATCGTCTAAATTGCCGGAACATCCGGCATTTTATCCCGCAGAAGTTATCAGCGAACAGCCGGAAAAGTTTTTTGTTGCAGAAATAATTAGGGAAAAAATATTCGAACAGTACGAGGAAGAAATCCCTTACTCAACTTCTGTGGATATAGTAGAATTCAAAGAACAAGATGGACGCAAGGATGTAATTCATGCCGAAATTTATGTCGAGAAAGAGCAACAGAAAGGAATAATCATTGGGAAAAAGGGACTGGCTCTTAAAAAAATTGGAGAGGAAGCCCGCAAAGATATTGAATTGTTTTTGGAGCGTCCGGTTTATCTGCAATTATATGTTAAAGTACGGGAGAAATGGCGCGAACAGCATAAATGGCTAAAACGTCTGGGTTATGAATGATCAATTATTCTATCGCCGGAGTAGCGATTAAGCATATATGTTGAAGACAGAAAAATCTTTGATCATAGCTGGTTTCATCCTGATTTCAATTATCTGGGGCTCCACCTGGTTAGTAATAAAAGTGGGGCTAACAAGCATTACACCGCTTTACGGGATTTCATTCCGCTTCATGATTGCCGCCGGCATCTTGGCGATCATGATGAAGATGAGAGGAGAGAAGTTATATTTTGACAGAAGTTCGGTTATACAATACATAAATCTTGCAGTGCTTTCATTCAGTTTTCCTTTCGCATTGGTTTATTGGGGAGAACAATATATTGCATCCGGTTTAGCATCTGTATTATTTGGTGCTTATCCATTTGTTGTCGCTTTCGGCTCTCACCTTTATCTGCCAACGGAGAGATTAAACGTTTTGAAATCGATTGGTATTGTATTAGGATTCTCTGGAATCATAATCATATTTTGGACAGATCTCCACTTGGGTTCGGCAAATGTATTAGGTATGTCGGCAATACTCCTAAGTACAGTTTTGCAAGGAACCTCATTGGTGATATTGAAAAGGATAAATCATCCAATGAGTCCGACAGCTTTAAGTTTAGGCGGGATGCTATTCGGTTTGCTGATAATGATTCCGCTTGCAATTATTTTTGAAGATATCTCGAGTTTAAAGTTCGATGGGTCGGGCGTTGGTTCGATTCTGTATCTTTCAACATTCGGGACCGTTGTTACCTTTGTAACATATTATTGGTTAATGAAAAGAGTGGAAGTAGTATATCTCTCCCTCGTATCGTTCGTGACTCCGATACTAGCTGTCGCATTGGGAAGTATCTTGTTAAACGAAAAACTGTCGGGGCAGATATTTTTTGGAACAGGTTTCGTTTTGATTGGAATATTAACAGCAAATGGCGGCGATTTAACATTACAAATAAAAAAAATGTTAGGACGGGTAAAAAATAACGGTCAGTAAATCAATTATTATGGCTGAAAAATATTTTAAAAACCCGCACAACTTAAATCTTAGTAACAAACTTGCAAACCTTCCAAAAAACCCTGGTGTTTACCAGTTCAAGAATGCCAATAATGATATCCTTTATATAGGTAAAGCATTAAATCTTCGAAATCGTGTTCGTCAATATTTCCATCGGTGCGGTAATATTTCTTCACGAATTAAAGCGATGATTCCAAAAATTGCCGATATAGAACTCATAATCACAGATTCGGAAATTGAAGCTCTGATTCTTGAGGCAACTCTTATCAAGAAACACAAACCGCATTATAATATCGATCTTAAGGATGATAAAAGTTATCCATACATCGTAATCACGAAAGAACCCTACCCCCGTATTTTTGTAACAAGAAAAATCGTTAATGATGGTTCAAAATATTTTGGTCCGTACACTGAAGTCGGATATATGAGAGAGTCTCTCAAAATGATAAAGGACATATTTAAAGTCAGAAGCTGTAATTATTTTCTTGACGATGAATCGATCTTAAAGAAGAAATATAAATTATGTCTTGATTATCATATCAATCAATGCGATGGTCCGTGCGAGGGATTAGTCTCAGAAGAAAAGTATAATGAGATGATAGATAGTGTTGCACTTTTATTGAAAGGGAAAACAGGAAAACTGATTTCTGATTGGGAGGCACGAATGAATTCGGCTGCAGAAGGATTACACTTTGAAGAAGCGAAACGATATCGTGACGGTATAAATCAATTACGGATTTACAGCGAAAGACAAAAAATTATTGAGCCGAACCTTTCCGATAGAGATATAATCGCGCTTGTGAAAGATGTTGATGATGCATGCTGTGTGATATTTAATGTTCGTGAGGGTAAAATTACCGGTAAAAAGCATTTATTGATTAAAAGAGTAGAAGGGAAACCGGAAGAAGAAATTATTGAACAGATGGTTCAAAATTATTATTTAGATGCAACAGAGATCCCTTCTGAAATATATTTATCACACCGGCCGGTAAGTATATCGGTTATTCAAGAATGGCTAAAGAATAAGAGAGATGGTAGATTTAAGATCATCATTCCTCGAGCGGGTGAGAAAATACGTTTGATGAATATGTGCAAATTAAACGCTAAGATAATACTTGATGAATATTTGTCGAGAAGAAATTTGAGGAACCAAAAGATCCCCGAAGCGCTGCTGGTGCTGAAAAAGCATTTGCAACTTAAGACAATCCCGCACCGGATCGAATGTTTTGATATATCGAATATACAAGGGACCGATTCAGTTGCTTCCATGGTAGTATTCATTGACGGTAAACCAAGAAAATCGGAGTATCGAAAATTTAAAATAAATTCAGTACTCGGAGCAGATGATTATGCCAGTATGAAAGAAGTGATCGGAAGAAGATACAAGCGGTTGCTTGAAGAAAAGTCACAACCACCTGATCTGATAATGGTTGATGGTGGCAAGGGGCAACTGTCGAGTGCGACAGAAGTCTTAAAATTACTTCAACTGTGGAAAGAAGAAAAAAAAGGAGTGAGTATAATTGGGCTTGCCAAAAAATTGGAAGAAGTATATCTTCCTGAAACACCCGAACCGCAGAATATTCCAAAAGCGTCACCTGCTCTTCATCTGCTTCAGAGAATCAGGAATGAAGCGCATAGATTCGCAATATCATATCATAGGCAGTTACGCGGAAAACGAACTATCAAAACTGAAATCGAAGAAATCGGAGGAATAGGGAAGCAATATTCTAATAAATTGCTCAAATATTTCGGATCACTAAAAGGTATCCAAATTGCAAGTTATGAAAAGCTTAAGGAAATAGTCGGTGCTAAGAATGCGGTGAAAATTATTCAATATTTTAGTGAAAAATAAAGAAATGTGGAAATAAATGGATTCAAATTGGGTGTAGGAATCTTGACTACAAATTTTATATATTAATTCTCGTTACATATTTTATTAGAATATATTATATTTACTTAGTTAAATTTTATGTGTGTCTGGTTCCCGCTTCGAAATCAAGGCCCTCCCACTTGGTTTCACCGCCAGGCACACATTTTTTATTCTCCATTCTTTAGAAGCATTTCATTTATTTTTAAACATCAAAAGATTCATTATTCCTATCGTCGTAGTTATCAAGATTTTCGATATAAACAGAACTTGTCAAGTTTGTTTATTTCTCAACAAATAATTAGATTACTCAGCGTTTGGGCGATTAGCTCAGTTGGTTGGAGCGCACGGTTCACATCCGTGAGGTCATAGGTTCAAGTCCTATATCGCCCACAAAAAATTTAATTTATCAACCTTTAACCCGATCCCGAGAGTTCGGAAAGGAAACTAAAATGAATATTATTATTTTGACAAACCTCCACCTTTTTAATAAGGGTTGGAGGTTTTTTATTTTCTTAACCGGAGATAAAGATGATGCATAAAATAATTGATGAAACAGGTTTCGGACGAACCCTTACCCGTCTTGCTCATGAAATTATCGAACGAAATAAAGGAGCCGGGAATATCGCTGTCATTGGCATTCGTACTCGGGGAGAATATTTAGCCAAGAGACTTGCAGATATGATATCTTCGATCGAGAAGAAAGAAATCAAGATCGGATTATTAGATATAACTTTATATCGCGACGATCTGAAAGAAATACAAAATCAACCGTTGTTGAAAGGAACCGAAATATCTTTTGATGTGAATAAGAAAGATATCATCCTTATAGACGATGTCTTGTTTACCGGTAGAACAGTTCGTGCCGCTCTGGATGAATTAACCGATCTCGGCAGACCGGCAAGCATTCAACTTGCTGTGTTGATTGATCGGGGACATCGTGAATTGCCGATCAGGGCAGACTTCGTCGGGAAAAATTTACCGACATCGTTGGATGAGGAAGTAAAAGTATTGATGAAAGAAATTGATTCAGAAGATTCAGTCGTGTTAAAATATTTGGAGAAAGGAGAAAACTGATGCCACTTCAAAATCGCCATCTTCTTGGTTTGGAAGGAGTGTCTAAAGAGGACATCCAATTAATCCTTGATACTGCTGTTACATTCAGGGAAGTTTTAGAAAGACCGATAAAAAAAGTCCCGACACTTCAAGGAAAAACAATCGTAAATTTGTTTTTTGAAAGCTCCACCCGCACAAGAATATCATTCGAGTTAGCTGAACGACGTTTGTCGGCAGATGTTGTGAATTTTTCTGCTGATATGAGCAGTCTGAAGAAGGGCGAAACTCTCAAAGACACCGCACGCAATATCGAAGCGATGAAAATAGATATTGTTGTAATGCGCCATGGCGCACCAGGTGCTGCTCTGTTTCTAAGTCGCGTTATTGATTCCGTGATAATTAACGCAGGGGATGGAGCGCATGAACATCCAACGCAAGCCCTGCTCGATCTTTATTCGATACATGAAAAACATAAAACAATCAAAGGATTGAAAGTCTGCATAGTTGGTGATATTTCTCATAGCCGGGTCGCACTATCAAATATTTATGGTCTGAAAACAATGGGTGCTGAGGTTGCGATTTGTGGTCCTGCTACGTTGATTCCATCCGAGATCGAAAATCTAGGTGTGAACACATTCAACCGCATCGATGATGCCATCGCTTGGTCTGATGTTTTAAACGTATTGCGAATTCAACTTGAACGTCAAGACAGGAGTAACATCCCATCGTTGAGAGAATACAGAAAATATTTCGCTGTAACAAAAGAGAGAATTCAGAAAGCTGGTAAACAAATTACAATCATGCACCCCGGTCCAATAAACCGCGATGTTGAATTATCGGCAGATGTCGCGGATAGCGAACATTCAATAATTCTTCAACAAGTATTGAACGGTGTCGCTGTTAGAATGGCAGTACTTTATTTATTAGGTACAAGGAGTTGATCATGAAATATATTCTCAAAAATACAATCATAGTCGATCCAACAAATCCAATCCAAGAACCGGTTGATATTCTTATTATCGATGGTTTGATTGAAAATATCGGGAAATCTATCCCAACTTCAAAAAACGATCAGGTAATTGACTTGGATGGAAATATAATTGCACCCGGTTTCATAGATATGCATGTGCATCTTAGAGAACCCGGTTATGAGTATAAAGAAACGATTGAAAGTGGCTGTATGGCTGCTGCTGCGGGTGGTTTTACAGCAGTATGTTGTATGCCGAACACCAATCCGGTTATTGACGATGAATCTCTGGTCAGAGGGATTATCGAAAAAGCAAAAAGCGTCAATGGAGGAATTGTTGATATTTATCCAATAGCAGCAATAACAAAATCGCGGGA
The genomic region above belongs to Ignavibacteriales bacterium and contains:
- the dacB gene encoding D-alanyl-D-alanine carboxypeptidase/D-alanyl-D-alanine-endopeptidase: MKSNHFPLLKQTSKFVVLVVILSAKFIFAGQGNMQDSLRSKIDNIINDKSLNVCSIGIEVVDLNREKVLFSLNGDKLFHPASNQKLLTTAAAIELLPSKFQFKTIISTDGTINSGLIDGNLIIKGFGDPLFSNADLDSIVVKIQQLGIHRINGSIILDVSYFDSIKWGRGWMWDDEPDPTAPVISPISIDQNAVQITITTNMFLNKQPTIGFFPHSNYFSVINRAYTSNDTSLPYHTVSRIRGTDTILISGRISPDDSPQEFYLSIADPQKYFLHLLKERFITARIEVLSNTIELQPNKSHQLFILSHDIDSVLQQANKKSDNLCAENLLKTISMELLHKPGSTAEGINLLKGILYKSDIDTSLIFLADGSGASWYNAISPKSIVKLLSSEFKKTSFKRFFESLAIAGVDGTLKNRFKGTLAYNNVHAKTGTLTGNNCISGYLRTEDDEMLAFSILINHCPVEQQVMRNIEDRIIELLCGMRLK
- the secA gene encoding preprotein translocase subunit SecA, yielding MLKFLSKIFPGKSEKDVNRILPIVKQINEYFEEYQKLSDEELCGKTTDFRSRISEAIKEYEEEILSKKESLKSNQELSLENREAIYTEIENLQKDRDGMIQQVLTEILPEAFAVVKETCRRLVGQSWEIMGHKILWEMVPFDVQLIGGVVLHEGKISEMATGEGKTLVATMPLYLNALPGRGVHLVTVNDYLALRDSLWMGRVFEFLGLTVGCIQAQMDPSQRKKQYGCDITYGTNNEFGFDYLRDNMVISRDELVHREFYYAIVDEVDSVLIDEARTPLIISGPVATEDHKFSEMKPRVERLVNAQRNFITKIVAEAEQFITDGKTEEAGVQILRAFRGLPKHKRLAKVLSEPANKKLMQQTEMEYLRDQSRRMHEIDDELYYAIDERNHTINLTEKGRELLAGSTNDKDFFILPDIGTEIALLENNLNMPTEEKQLKKDELNLQYAERSDRIHTVTQLLRAYSLYEKDDEYVVTDDGKVMIVDEFTGRMLAGRRFSDGLHQAIEAKEGVRIERDMQTLATITLQNYFRLYKKLAGMTGTAETEAPEFFDIYKLDVTVVPTNQDMIRDDMEDVIYKTKREKFNAVITEIEALRKANRPVLVGTTSVEVSETLSRMLKRQGVPHNVLNAKHHQREAEIVAHAGLPGGVTIATNMAGRGTDIKLGPGVADAGGLHIIGTERHEARRIDRQLRGRAGRQGDPGSSKFYLSLEDDLMRLFGSDRIAGIMERLGLKEGDVIQHPMISRSVQRAQKKVEENNYAIRKRLLEYDNVMNQQREVIYSRRRHALFGERLREDIFEMLDDFLDTTIEKHYEQGDVDEFRETMRTNLLVDFAVTPEQWDKLGKEGLKVAAYKASLDFYKRKEERIGAENMSMLEKMVALQVIDERWKDHLREMDDLKEGIHLRAYGQKDPIIEYKTEAFRMFVELLDLVRNETMNLVFKLFPQQTQEAPILRQPKISRPQNMTMTHESSLGMGLQASQAPSGDSTTGEQKGAPESRAGKPQPIHVGDKVGRNDPCPCGSGKKYKQCHGK
- a CDS encoding amidase; this encodes MKRKYYFIVVAIVGAIAFFAGAFLQSQSSNPIAKEIVASAEKIIGLSFSDAKRDSMLDGLNDQLKSYESLRQLSLPNDLPPAIGFNPVPVGFQFDMKKKSFKLGKLGRVELPNDENELAFYSVAQLAKLIKSKKISSEDLTKLYISRLKKYSPKLECVITLTESLALEQARRADREIAIGKYRGHLHGIPYGAKDLLATKGIRTTWGSVPYKNQMIDEDATVISKLEEAGAVLVAKLTMGELAWGDVWFGGKTRNPWNTMVGSSGSSAGSASATSAGLVAFSIGTETWGSIVSPSTVCGVSGLRPTFGRVSRHGAMALSWSMDKIGPICRTAEDCAIVFNSIYGADGIDQSVYDYPFSYDANARLSDLKIGYLKTEFDSIKENKNIYIQTLETLRSLGVNLIPVSLPKYPVNELAFILNAEAGAAFDDLTRNGQDDLLVRQIKDAWPNVFRVSRFIPAVEYIQANRHRFVLIQEMEKIFEEVDCYVAPPFEGDNLLLTNLTGHPCVVVPNGFSKSGMPTSITFIGKLFDEGTILTLAKQYQDATDYHHKHPKIK
- the era gene encoding GTPase Era yields the protein MEEIQKKIFHCGYVAIIGAPNVGKSTLINQLVGRKIAAVTRKPQTTRHKILGIMTTDEFQIIFVDTPGVMKPAYLLHEVMMKQTISVIGDSDAIIFMLDASMDERSDKMQQTLAYNLLKKTGTPIIPVLNKIDLLDQTILDRRIKHAKEMYGFEEIFLISALTNTGIPDMLNALSSKLPEHPAFYPAEVISEQPEKFFVAEIIREKIFEQYEEEIPYSTSVDIVEFKEQDGRKDVIHAEIYVEKEQQKGIIIGKKGLALKKIGEEARKDIELFLERPVYLQLYVKVREKWREQHKWLKRLGYE
- a CDS encoding EamA family transporter; protein product: MLKTEKSLIIAGFILISIIWGSTWLVIKVGLTSITPLYGISFRFMIAAGILAIMMKMRGEKLYFDRSSVIQYINLAVLSFSFPFALVYWGEQYIASGLASVLFGAYPFVVAFGSHLYLPTERLNVLKSIGIVLGFSGIIIIFWTDLHLGSANVLGMSAILLSTVLQGTSLVILKRINHPMSPTALSLGGMLFGLLIMIPLAIIFEDISSLKFDGSGVGSILYLSTFGTVVTFVTYYWLMKRVEVVYLSLVSFVTPILAVALGSILLNEKLSGQIFFGTGFVLIGILTANGGDLTLQIKKMLGRVKNNGQ